Proteins encoded within one genomic window of Fragaria vesca subsp. vesca linkage group LG1, FraVesHawaii_1.0, whole genome shotgun sequence:
- the LOC101312578 gene encoding probable caffeoyl-CoA O-methyltransferase At4g26220-like, with the protein MNCLESQVADSVASLSHVVSVGCTVYSPSPPPVFTGYSLLLTALTIPDDGKITAIYINRKAYKTGLPITKKAGVEHKINFIESPALLILDKLLENEGSFDFAFVDADKNNYWNYHKRLMKLVKIGGMVIVRVRVRMKYNVIFQPYTCKTC; encoded by the exons ATGAATTGTCTTGAATCCCAGGTAGCTGACAGTGTGGCCAGTTTGAGCCATGTAGTCTCGGTTGGATGCACCGTCTACAGTCCTTCACCTCCGCCCG TTTTTACTGGATACTCTCTTCTCCTCACGGCTCTAACGATTCCTGATGATGGCAAG ATTACAGCCATATACATAAACCGTAAAGCATACAAAACAGGCTTGCCAATCACCAAGAAAGCCGGTGTGGAGCACAAAATCAACTTCATTGAGTCCCCAGCTCTGCTTATTCTTGACAAACTCTTGGAAAAT GAGGGGAGTTTCGACTTTGCTTTTGTTGATGCGGACAAGAACAACTACTGGAACTACCACAAGAGGTTAATGAAGCTGGTTAAGATTGGTGGGATGGTTATTGTTCGTGTTAGAGTCCGGATGAAATACAATGTGATTTTTCAACCTTATACATGTAAAACGTGTTGA
- the LOC101312868 gene encoding uncharacterized protein LOC101312868: MLHRSFKPAKCKTALKLAVSRIKLLKNKKDAQVKQIKRELAQLMESGQYRTARIRVEHVVREEKLRAAYELVEIYCELIAARLPMVEAQKNCPIDLKEAVSSVIFASPRCSDVPELMDIRKHFTAKYGKEFVSAAVELRPDSGVSRMLIEKLSTKSPDGPTKMKILAAIAEEHNVKWDPEAYEEKPPEDLLNGPNTFGMPSLDSAPPPPTHDVRVPPNVQVPNSMASKAHVEPPPGPPPPDQAPNAQVPRRNYEYHNRPMNSHELNARSSPRSDDSASTNVSANNATTSANFHPETTSSGIRSDQMEMHAFPGDDNSSGRQNWNMQFKDAASAAQAAAESAERAGMAARAAAELSRQYSSEMHNRSNQSASVPTNTSSINNEHLVNNIQTAYQYPQKKSPEQQRRDSLGKVSMKRQSGNFVDMHASEMQAAIKPENIPYFGDIRSEKKSSRTSSPSSSSVVSDHQEDVLKEDDHINYFTDLGTENQSIRSPSPSHSGHFSNNHGNFSSVSGEDSFVSDANIHQSTIGMTSEGNASLVFDDSGSDDDNYKGQETSLFFSSPARNSFPSASLDPWSFEQKTDEVPFKSVSPVRSSPVQHAVFSEGLTGSTVPSEPNDFLPVTFDASDGPSSDSEEELDTSKQTIQSLNSGKNQSTSQRSLASSSYDDVHPERSQGMEYSFFSDKRFGDGDLPSSEPSRRLKNSGLDANAKEHLPQTVKDSEECSCVSDTDNELLAFGVLKGGLRNKGYSLPSYKRNSSGTAFSGKQVTQDTPPVGTSDVSHMSSEGPYTRKGSTKLNKERSTKTPVTDVAPFDDSSDDELSHETLSSSRQDLYNQKSVSSVVPDDSSEDELSHETLSSSGQDLYHQKSVSQGKTSSMSAFFFNSEDSEAEEDLPRKISTTIARPSPQLSRRTQPSSSNSVRSSGLRTTVAPDAPRTSDYGKSSSRSSNATETLPEPSVSQEWQRPIEQTTSYSIPESKKTGTSVYGSSSSRSSNATETLPSASSQTKSSERLASQEWRRPVEQAAPKPIPESKRSSRVETSKSIAREESSNTPPMIVRSERTEATETSRPSGSKSLGREQSSNPPKIERSESSESSKSSGLKSFARDQSSSLPAKVVRSERTEPSKFSPPKSYTRDQTSNPPKIVRSQSTETSKSSSSVGKASHVHPKLPDSDDLFAKFAALKQNRQ, encoded by the exons ATGCTTCACCGGAGCTTCAAGCCCGCCAAATG CAAAACGGCGTTGAAGCTTGCCGTTTCGAGAATAAAGCTGTTGAAGAACAAGAAAGATGCACAGGTGAAGCAGATAAAGAGGGAATTGGCCCAACTGATGGAGAGTGGGCAGTACAGGACTGCTAGGATTCGG GTTGAACATGTGGTGAGGGAAGAGAAGTTGAGGGCAGCGTATGAACTTGTCGAGATATATTGCGAACTTATTGCAGCAAGATTGCCTATGGTTGAGGCGCAGAA GAACTGCCCAATTGATCTGAAGGAAGCAGTATCTAGTGTAATATTTGCATCTCCTAGATGTTCGGACGTACCAGAACTCATGGATATCCGCAAGCATTTCACAGCAAAATATGGAAAGGAGTTTGTCTCTGCAGCTGTTGAACTGCGCCCGGATAGTGGTGTAAGCCGCATG TTAATTGAGAAATTGTCTACCAAATCACCTGATGGCCCTACCAAGATGAAGATTTTGGCTGCAATTGCAGAGGAACATAATGTTAAATGGGATCCTGAGGCATATGAAGAGAAGCCTCCTGAAGACCTGCTG AACGGACCAAATACTTTTGGCATGCCCAGTCTAGATTCTGCTCCACCTCCACCTACTCATGATGTCAGGGTGCCTCCTAATGTTCAAGTTCCTAATAGCATGGCCAGTAAAGCTCATGTGGAACCCCCCCCTGGTCCACCTCCACCTGATCAAGCTCCTAATGCTCAAGTTCCGCGCAGAAATTATGAGTATCATAATAGACCCATGAACTCTCATGAGCTGAATGCAAGGTCATCACCTCGCTCGGATGATTCTGCTTCTACAAATGTTTCTGCCAACAACGCAACCACATCTGCCAACTTTCATCCAGAAACGACATCTTCAG GCATCAGAAGTGATCAAATGGAAATGCATGCATTTCCTGGGGATGATAATTCGTCGGGCAGGCAGAACTGGAATATGCAATTTAAGGATGCCGCCTCTGCAGCACAGGCAGCTGCTGAATCAGCAGAACGAGCAGGCATGGCAGCTAGAGCAGCTGCAGAACTCTCGAGGCAATATTCCTCTGAAATGCACAATAGAAGTAACCAGTCAGCCTCTGTGCCAACTAATACAAGTTCCATTAACAATGAGCATTTGGTGAATAATATCCAGACAGCATATCAATATCCTCAAAAGAAGTCACCTGAACAACAAAGGCGTGACAGTTTAGGTAAGGTGAGCATGAAGAGACAGTCTGGTAATTTTGTGGATATGCATGCGAGTGAGATGCAAGCTGCTATCAAACCTGAGAATATTCCCTACTTTGGAGATATAAGATCTGAAAAGAAATCTAGCAGGACTTCCTCCCCATCTAGTTCAAGCGTTGTTAGTGATCATCAGGAAGATGTTTTGAAAGAGGATGACCATATCAATTATTTCACAGATCTGGGTACTGAAAACCAATCTATCAGGTCCCCCTCTCCTTCTCATTCAGGACATTTTAGTAACAATCACGGCAACTTCTCAAGTGTTTCTGGTGAGGATTCTTTTGTTAGTGATGCTAACATCCATCAAAGCACAATTGGAATGACTTCTGAGGGAAATGCTTCTCTAGTTTTTGATGATTCTGGTTCGGACGATGATAACTATAAGGGACAAGAAACAAGTTTGTTTTTCTCCTCTCCTGCTAGAAACTCATTCCCTTCAGCTAGTTTAGATCCTTGGAGTTTCGAGCAAAAGACAGATGAAGTACCATTCAAGAGCGTTTCGCCAGTACGTTCTTCGCCAGTGCAGCACGCTGTTTTTTCTGAAGGATTGACAGGTTCTACAGTTCCTTCAGAACCAAATGACTTCTTGCCTGTTACTTTTGATGCTTCAGATGGCCCAAGTTCAGACAGTGAGGAGGAGTTGGACACGTCCAAGCAGACTATTCAATCCTTAAATTCAGGGAAGAATCAGAGTACAAGCCAAAGGTCATTAGCATCTTCATCGTATGATGATGTACATCCTGAGAGAAGCCAGGGGATGGAATACAGTTTTTTCTCAGATAAGAGGTTTGGTGATGGTGACTTGCCCAGTAGTGAACCATCTCGAAGGCTGAAGAACTCTGGATTAGATGCAAATGCCAAGGAACATTTACCTCAAACAGTGAAAGACAGTGAGGAATGTAGTTGTGTAAGTGATACTGACAATGAGTTGTTGGCCTTTGGGGTCTTGAAAGGTGGCCTCCGGAACAAGGGTTATAGTCTTCCATCATATAAACGGAATTCATCGGGCACTGCTTTTTCGGGCAAACAAGTTACTCAAGATACTCCACCAGTCGGGACTTCGGATGTTTCTCATATGTCTAGTGAAGGGCCATATACCCGGAAAGGGAGCACTAAGCTAAATAAGGAACGAAGCACTAAAACCCCTGTCACAGATGTCGCTCCTTTTGATGATTCTTCAGATGATGAACTCTCACATGAAACTCTAAGCAGTAGTCGCCAAGACCTGTACAATCAGAAATCGGTCTCTTCAGTAGTACCTGATGATTCTTCAGAGGATGAACTGTCACATGAAACTCTTAGCAGTAGTGGCCAAGACCTGTACCATCAGAAATCAGTCTCCCAAGGAAAGACAAGCTCAATGTCTGCATTTTTCTTTAATTCAGAGGATAGTGAGGCTGAGGAAGATCTTCCTAGAAAGATTTCCACCACAATTGCTCGTCCAAGTCCACAACTTTCTAGAAGGACACAACCCTCTTCTTCAAATTCTGTTAGAAGTTCTGGCTTAAGGACAACTGTTGCTCCTGATGCACCAAGGACTTCAGACTACGGAAAATCTTCTTCAAGAAGTTCCAATGCCACTGAAACTCTACCAGAGCCTTCAGTAAGTCAGGAATGGCAGAGACCTATAGAACAAACAACCTCTTATTCAATTCCAGAATCCAAGAAGACCGGGACATCAGTCTATGGAAGTTCCTCTTCAAGAAGTTCTAATGCCACTGAAACTCTACCAAGTGCCTCGTCCCAGACCAAGAGCTCAGAACGTTTGGCAAGTCAGGAGTGGCGTAGACCAGTAGAACAAGCAGCTCCTAAACCAATACCAGAATCTAAGAGGTCTTCACGTGTAGAGACTTCAAAGTCAATTGCAAGGGAGGAATCATCCAATACCCCTCCAATGATTGTAAGATCAGAGAGAACTGAAGCTACTGAAACTTCAAGGCCCTCAGGTTCAAAGTCGCTTGGAAGAGAACAATCATCTAATCCTCCCAAGATTGAAAGATCAGAAAGTAGCGAAAGCTCAAAGTCTTCAGGTTTGAAGTCATTTGCTAGAGACCAATCATCCAGTCTTCCTGCAAAGGTTGTAAGATCAGAGAGAACTGAACCTTCAAAGTTCTCTCCTCCAAAGTCATATACAAGGGACCAAACATCCAATCCTCCAAAGATTGTAAGATCACAGAGCACTGAAACTTCGAAGTCCTCTTCTTCAGTGGGAAAGGCTTCTCATGTCCACCCTAAGCTCCCTGACTCGGATGACTTGTTCGCTAAGTTTGCAGCCCTCAAGCAGAATCGTCAATAA